The Solanum pennellii chromosome 7, SPENNV200 DNA segment agattCTCAGAAGGATGGTTCAAGGCAGAAGACAATGACATGAGAAGCCGTCTTTTGCACTTTTAGGATATCACACAACAATGTGCACCTCGATTGGTGCAAATCCATATTTGCGGGTGTGTGGGATTGAGGCTGCGATTCTAGTGGAAGTCAAAATTCCATGTCTTCAAATTCTTATCGTGGCTGAATTTGAAGATATTGAATGGGTAAAAACTCGACTAGAACAACTCGCATTAATAAATGACAAACGATTTAAAACCGTCTATTTTGGTCAACTGTATCAGCAAAGGATGGCTCGAATGTACAACAAAAAGGTACATCCAAGACACTTTGAAGTAGGTCAACTGGTCTTAAAGCGTATTATTCCGCACCAAGAAGAAGCCAATGGAATGTTTGCTCCAATTTGGCAAGATTCATATCTTATCAAGAAAGTGTTGTCCAAAGGAGCATTGCACCTTACTGATGTGAAGGGAAAAATCATAAGCATAATTGTTAATGTGAACACAGTCAAAAGATACTACATCTAACACATTCTAAGATAATGTGACAAGTTGGGAGAACAAATACATCTCTTGCAAGAAAAATCTCGTTTTGAAAGTTTTGAattacgtttgacctgattccgaAATGATACATAGGCAGCCCTCTGAGGTTCGGtcataccaaaaaaataaaaataataatctatcTTCCAATGTTTATAGAAAACTGGGgcattttttaatcttattttttatataacagTGTCAAACTGTaattttgtttatgattttattcTAGTAACTTGATCAACTCTAAGAATGATAAATTCATTGTGTCTTGCACGGACAATTAATGATCATTAAAGGAAAAACTATTGAGAAAAAAACACTTATGATTGAAAACCCTTGGGGGCACCATAAGTATAAAAAAATGAGAGAGTCTTATCGGTGAAAACCTTCATACGCACCATACGACGGCAAGAGAGAAGATCTTATCGGTGAAAACCCTTGCGGGCAGCTAAAGATAAAAGGACAGAACCCCATGAAAATGACTAATTGGAAGAAATCTGCAAAGATAACCATTTCTTTACACCCCAACATGAAGGATACATAGATCAGTTTTGAATTGATAATGATTCAATTTGAGAATTAGACAACTCAAATGTATCAGGGGTCAAGTCCAAAGTGCATGTCATTGTTCACTCAAAGTCGACATATGCCTTCAGATAAgttctttttctcatttttatttaaaaaggaaTGTCCTTCCTTAAGTTATAGTCTTCTTGGTCCAAACTTTCACACTCTCAAGTCTGATATATTTCTAGTATTTTCGACATAATCCCttgataaaataaagtaaaagacTGCAAAGCTTATTGCGGATTTCAAAAGGTAAAGCTGAGTATCTGAGTTGACCTCCCATCGAGCAAGGATTAAAAATGCCTCAAATCTTCAATGGAAACTCATGAAGGAACACAATATAGTCTCTTAGGTcctaaaataatatcaaaagaaGAATTGAATATTTCGGGCATCAGTCACACCATGATAATTGAAAGTACCAAAGATCAAGGTCCCTAAATTAACAAAGAGGAAGCTTAAAGATTATTCAAACAAGGATTTAGAGTAGAGTAGGGGAAATTGGTCAGGAGTATGGTCGAGTCATCGAAGCATCAAGGACACAAACCAACCACCACTTTAAactgataattttatttttctgtttcttTTGCTCAACAtaggaagaaaaaaatgtggtattacaagtaaaaaatgaaacatcACTAAAGGAATTTCTCCAAAGTCTTTCACATGTTTGCTCTTTCTTATCATGTTATTCCCATTCTTGCCTCTCAATTGAAGAGCTTCGGGCAATACACACCAATCAGAATTTCGTGCGATACGCACACATCCTTTGTTCACCTGCACTACACACATGTCCTTtattcatgtgcaatacgcacAAATCTGAATATTCTGCAATACGCACACATTCTTTAATTATGTGTTATACACACATGTCCTTTATTCATGTGTAATATGCACCAATCTAAATTCCGTGCAATACACAAATCCTTCATTCATGTGCAATACacacatcctttattcatgTGAAATACACATATGTCTTTTATTCATGTGCAATACACATAATTCTGAATTCCGTGCAGTACACACCATGCTTAATTCCATGAATACGCACACATTCTTTATTCATGTGTAATATGCACCGTCCTTTATTCATGTACAATACACACAAGTCTGAATTACGTGCAATACAAACATGTTCTTTATTCCTGTACAATACATACCAGTCTGAATTCTGTGTAATATGCACCAATTTGAATTTCGTGCAAATACACAGTCATGTTTTATTCACGTGCAAAACATACCCGTCTTTCTTTCATGATCAACACATAAAAATCCAAATCATATGcaatacacatatatattgcATTCATTAGCAATCACAAGTCTTCTTTCATGTGCAATGCACACCAACCCTTATTCACATGCAATATACATCGATTCtctattcatgggcaatacaaATCATATGCATAACTTGGGCAATACACACCGAAATTCATGAGTTATACACACCATATTCATTTTTGGATGAAACACCCAATCTTAGGCCAATCCACAAAGACAATacatcttattttaaactttctGGGCAATACTC contains these protein-coding regions:
- the LOC114078006 gene encoding uncharacterized protein LOC114078006; the encoded protein is MQKAHGLGNSNITYRATFPATSRIRFFCTNNTTEYEACIMDLNLAIDWGVQELVMFGDSDLLIRQARGEWKNRYLNVLSYNVWKILAKGSDALATLASMLIYPGNTHITLLDIQVRDQHDYFNTVEAELDGYHTTMCTSIGANPYLRVCGIEAAILVEVKIPCLQILIVAEFEDIEWVKTRLEQLALINDKRFKTVYFGQLYQQRMARMYNKKVHPRHFEVGQLVLKRIIPHQEEANGMFAPIWQDSYLIKKVLSKGALHLTDVKGKIISIIVNVNTVKRYYI